One segment of uncultured Tolumonas sp. DNA contains the following:
- a CDS encoding AI-2E family transporter, with protein sequence MLDQVTTRFIRRTIVGLLLGGLLILGYIVLQPFIVPVAWAMIIAYATWPLFLLIRKYIHPGKTLSALLMTLLLTAAFVLPTLWMLSLLKNEVSLVFIELSARLTQAPPELPKYIRTLPWLGNWLNDLFTQITANPAAFQAKVSTWISEGSNQLITVLGDVGRNAAKMGFALITLFFLFRDGDHVLRQVHQVLFRFLGARIDNYLTAIGGMTKAVVWGLIATALAQGFVAGIGYGWTGIPAPMLLGALTALAALIPFGAPFVWVTISVLLLAEGNYLDGIILLLWGSLAVSSVDNLVRPMVISNATRIPFLLVMFGVLGGLAAFGLVGLFLGPVILAVLIAVWQEWLEEAELQTTEPQDKSSD encoded by the coding sequence ATGCTTGATCAAGTCACCACTCGTTTTATTCGCCGCACGATAGTTGGCTTATTGTTAGGCGGCTTACTCATCCTCGGTTATATCGTACTGCAGCCTTTTATTGTTCCCGTTGCTTGGGCCATGATCATTGCTTATGCAACCTGGCCACTCTTTTTGCTAATACGCAAATATATTCATCCGGGTAAAACGCTGAGTGCATTACTCATGACGCTCTTGCTCACGGCAGCTTTCGTTTTACCAACATTGTGGATGCTTTCGTTACTAAAAAATGAAGTGAGTTTGGTCTTTATTGAGCTAAGTGCCCGATTGACGCAAGCACCGCCTGAACTGCCTAAATATATTCGTACATTGCCTTGGTTGGGGAATTGGCTAAACGATCTGTTTACCCAAATAACCGCTAACCCGGCGGCCTTTCAGGCTAAAGTTTCAACGTGGATTAGCGAAGGCTCAAATCAACTCATAACCGTTTTAGGCGACGTAGGGCGTAATGCCGCCAAAATGGGGTTTGCGCTGATCACACTCTTTTTCTTGTTTCGGGATGGCGACCATGTCTTAAGGCAAGTTCATCAGGTGTTATTTCGTTTTCTTGGCGCTCGGATCGACAACTATCTCACAGCCATCGGTGGAATGACTAAAGCCGTTGTTTGGGGGCTAATCGCCACCGCATTGGCACAAGGTTTTGTTGCAGGTATTGGATATGGGTGGACTGGAATTCCTGCCCCGATGCTGCTGGGTGCATTAACAGCGCTAGCTGCATTAATTCCGTTCGGTGCGCCCTTTGTTTGGGTGACTATATCGGTACTTTTATTAGCCGAAGGAAATTATCTTGATGGCATCATTCTGCTTTTATGGGGAAGCTTGGCCGTCAGCTCAGTAGATAATTTAGTTCGACCTATGGTGATCAGTAATGCAACCCGAATTCCTTTTTTACTGGTTATGTTTGGAGTACTCGGTGGATTAGCCGCATTCGGGTTAGTGGGGTTATTTCTTGGGCCGGTCATATTGGCAGTGCTGATAGCTGTGTGGCAGGAATGGCTGGAAGAAGCTGAATTACAAACAACAGAACCGCAAGATAAGAGCAGCGATTGA
- a CDS encoding heme-degrading domain-containing protein codes for MNLLELNDSLIELRQQEESLQWPVFNEALAWELGCTLQLAAALNEAAVHIEIEAFGRVLFVCAMPGSAPSNADWARRKRNVVQLLQRSSLAIGLGLKRDDTDLQRKMGLPDRDYAPHGGSFPLRILGSGCIGSITVSGMPEFDDHALIVSVLQAWQENGWQKPTLVLE; via the coding sequence ATGAACTTGCTGGAATTAAATGATTCGTTGATTGAACTTCGTCAACAGGAAGAGTCTCTGCAATGGCCCGTATTCAACGAAGCGTTAGCGTGGGAATTAGGTTGTACATTGCAATTAGCGGCGGCATTAAACGAAGCGGCTGTACATATTGAAATTGAAGCCTTTGGCCGAGTGTTATTTGTCTGCGCCATGCCCGGCAGCGCACCAAGTAATGCCGATTGGGCACGCCGTAAACGGAATGTAGTACAACTCTTACAGCGCAGCTCGTTAGCTATCGGCCTAGGGTTAAAACGAGATGACACCGATCTGCAACGCAAAATGGGGTTACCGGATCGCGACTATGCACCACATGGTGGAAGCTTTCCGCTTCGCATTTTAGGTTCTGGCTGTATCGGCTCGATTACGGTTTCTGGCATGCCCGAATTTGATGACCATGCATTGATCGTTAGTGTGCTACAAGCCTGGCAGGAAAATGGCTGGCAAAAACCAACGTTAGTGCTTGAGTAA
- a CDS encoding diguanylate cyclase yields MTTPNSPSPQLPPLDFNAEEYLNVVDHGVLFVDAQGVLGYYNVFCQKLFSLEYPKPQQINYIELLSAWSDTQGLSRLWFIELNKAIAERQLHYTQVKHDGDTLEFKHQPLPSGGFVHCIYNITRKVRQEQLSALQYSQLRTMIDAMPCFVSLLNTNLQFVIANQYYERHLGISRSVIEGSYANDILPPELKERHLNLLRKALQGETQHFDDHGPSEDSPIKFVHGAYIPCFDQRHNVTGIVDITYDTTDQKNQEENLRFLAERDPLTGLFNRRKVMECLDTEIVRANRQSSPLSIAVLDLDHFKNVNDTWGHAAGDLVLKEFALLCQQQIRKLDCWGRIGGEEFFLIMGNTDQQEAKFVLKRILSVLRHHRFDWKQIEIRITCSAGLATWIADQTNQQLYSQADNALYQAKNQGRDQIVIAT; encoded by the coding sequence ATGACAACACCTAACTCGCCATCTCCACAGCTACCACCTCTTGATTTTAATGCCGAAGAATATCTGAACGTTGTGGATCATGGGGTGTTATTTGTTGATGCGCAGGGCGTGCTCGGTTATTACAACGTCTTCTGTCAAAAACTGTTTTCCTTAGAATACCCAAAGCCGCAGCAAATCAATTACATCGAACTACTGTCAGCCTGGAGCGATACGCAAGGGTTATCACGACTTTGGTTTATTGAACTTAATAAAGCAATTGCAGAGCGCCAGCTACACTACACACAGGTCAAGCATGATGGTGATACGTTAGAGTTTAAACACCAGCCTTTACCGTCTGGTGGTTTTGTTCATTGTATTTACAATATCACCCGCAAAGTCAGACAAGAGCAATTATCGGCACTGCAATATTCCCAGTTGCGAACCATGATTGACGCAATGCCCTGCTTTGTTTCATTGCTGAATACGAACCTTCAATTTGTAATTGCCAACCAATATTACGAACGCCACCTTGGTATTTCCCGTTCAGTCATCGAAGGTTCTTACGCTAATGACATTCTGCCACCAGAACTTAAAGAACGGCATTTGAACCTATTACGGAAAGCATTGCAGGGTGAAACTCAGCACTTTGATGACCATGGCCCGAGTGAAGACAGCCCGATCAAATTTGTTCATGGCGCTTATATCCCCTGCTTTGATCAACGCCATAATGTAACGGGAATTGTCGACATCACTTACGACACTACCGACCAAAAAAATCAGGAAGAAAATTTGCGTTTTCTTGCAGAGCGCGACCCACTGACGGGATTATTTAACCGCCGCAAAGTAATGGAATGTCTGGATACCGAAATAGTTCGCGCCAACCGGCAATCATCGCCTTTATCTATCGCAGTACTCGATCTCGATCACTTCAAAAATGTGAATGACACTTGGGGGCATGCGGCTGGCGATCTGGTGTTAAAGGAATTTGCGTTGTTATGCCAACAACAGATCAGAAAACTGGATTGTTGGGGTCGTATTGGTGGCGAAGAATTCTTCCTGATCATGGGTAATACCGATCAGCAAGAAGCTAAATTTGTATTAAAACGCATTTTATCGGTGTTACGGCATCACCGCTTTGATTGGAAACAGATCGAGATCCGAATTACTTGCAGCGCTGGGTTAGCAACCTGGATCGCAGATCAAACCAACCAACAGCTTTATTCTCAAGCAGATAACGCGCTTTATCAGGCTAAAAATCAAGGACGAGATCAGATTGTAATCGCCACTTAA
- a CDS encoding DUF2750 domain-containing protein: MSYELTDLERNAALRLNADYRYEHFISKVARSGELWALKDDNGLLFLNSDNEETCLPVWPHADYAKLWAVGDLERYQPQAITLKIWLERWTDGLTQDGISVTVFPLQGEENLVEEPTELAESLNKKLEQYAQE, encoded by the coding sequence ATGAGCTACGAACTGACAGACCTGGAACGCAATGCAGCACTGAGACTGAACGCTGATTATCGCTATGAGCATTTCATCAGCAAAGTAGCCCGCAGCGGTGAATTGTGGGCATTAAAAGATGATAACGGCCTGTTGTTTCTCAACTCTGACAATGAAGAAACATGCCTGCCAGTATGGCCTCATGCAGATTATGCCAAACTCTGGGCCGTTGGTGATCTGGAGCGCTATCAGCCACAAGCCATTACCCTGAAAATCTGGCTGGAACGTTGGACTGATGGTCTAACACAAGATGGTATTTCCGTGACTGTATTCCCCCTTCAGGGCGAAGAAAATCTGGTGGAAGAACCGACAGAATTGGCGGAATCACTGAACAAAAAATTAGAGCAATACGCTCAGGAATAG